The following nucleotide sequence is from Acinonyx jubatus isolate Ajub_Pintada_27869175 chromosome E3, VMU_Ajub_asm_v1.0, whole genome shotgun sequence.
CGCCCCAGGCGGTAGCCTCCCGTGAAGTCTGAGGTGGAAAATGAGAAGTGAGGAGGGGTCGGGGCCTCCAGGTTCCCTTCCCAAAGTTCCCAGAGGGCAGCCCCTTCCAGGCTGCCCAGGActgagcagaggaggaaagggaattgACATGTGGTGGTAAAATGGAGGGCCTGGGACATGGACCCAGAAAGATTTCCCCCATCCAGCCCCATCTGTGTCCGGGTGTGGGAAGGGTGTCACCTCCATTGCGGTGGCAGGCAGGAAACGTCTGGCAGGGTATGGGCAGGGCTGTGCggctccctcctctgtcccctccgtGGTGGATCCTGGCCAGCAGGCCCTCTGCCCCCTGACTCCTCACCGGGATCCCTGATGCCATAGGGCCCCTGTCCTCACGCTCCACCTTGCCTGGACCCTCGGCACTGCCGTTCCAGGCCCGGGCACCATCCTCGATCTCTGCTGGGATGACAAGGGGAGCTCAGTGCCTACACATGAGAAGGGTCTTGCTGTCCCCCCAGCAACACACACCATGGCATGCAGGAACCAGAAGTAACTGCCCCTTTAGAAGTCACAGCTGGGAAGGCAGGGACCCTACCTCACActgcccaaacacacacacacacacacacacacacacacacacacacacacacacacaggacccCATTACTGCCACTTTCCTTTCCACCCACTGGTACCATCCCTGGGCTGAGAAGCAGATATTTGCTCTTGTCAAACCCTTTTCTGTGGTCAAAGGGGACTCCCCTGCCCCAGCTTTAGCCCCAGAGCCCCTCCTGGCCTGATAGGGCCAGAATGACCACCATCTGAAACAGAGACCAGGAGCCCTGGTCTTCCCCAGGAGGGGGAGATCCCAAATCCTGAGCCAGGAAGTGGGAAGGGGGAGGTTGTTGGGGGAAGGGCTGCAAGTGAACTAAGCTCAGCTCCAAGAGGAGGCCTGGCAGAGCATTGCGTTGCCAGGCAACGGTAGgggcctccctctcctctccctcctgtctggatgggttgccatggcaacagcTGGGAGGCAGCTGTGTTTAGCCCTTCGTGTGCGcacactcacaaacacacacccctGCAGCCTAgcaaagggaagggcagggagtaGAGCAGGACCGGGCAGGAGGCTACTCTTGGGGCCAGATTCCAGCCCCTTCCCATTGCAGATCTTCCTTGCCCCTCCAGTGAACATGTGGGGACCCCCTCCCCTCAGTCTCTTGCATGCCCTTATTCTCTGGTCTCCTTGAAAACTTCCCACTTCAGGACAATGGGTTGTGGCTTCCAAATAACCCTTCCAACACTTCCCTGAAATCATCACAGGCATccccagtcccccacccccaaattcctaCCCCTCACTCACTGTCCAGCtcttttgccttcctccctccataCAGGACCTTCCTCTGTAGAGCCCAGCCTGCCCCAAATGTCGTGGCGCCcatctcctcttcttcctcctctggtgTCCCTGCACTGGCGATGACATGGGCGCAGGAGATGCTGGCAAAGGCACCCCCATCGGTCCCTTGCTCCTGAAGCTGGATCTTGACCATGGGGGATGGGGCCCCCATTCCACAGCCCTTATTCAGCAACCCCCCAGCCTTGAGGCTCTCATAGGCAGGGGGTCTCTTGAGCCCAGCTGCTGCAGCTGGGTAGGTCCAGAGGGGAGTCAGGGGGCCTGCGGTTGGGTCCGGAAGGCTGTGCGGAGAGGCCAGGCAGCCACGATGGTGGAGGACCCCAGCTGCTGCGCCCATGGCCCCGCTGTGGGGGCTGGACTTCCCAGGCACTGGGGGCCTCGAGCTGGTGCACAGCATCCCATGGAGGACTGAGATCTCCTTCTCCGTCTTTGGCTCCCCAGCACCCAGGGGCGGACCAGCTGGCAGGACGGAGTGCGTGGTCACCTTGACCGCCGAGTACACCATGGTGTAAGACACAGCCTTGTCCTTGGGGGGGCCAGGGAGCAAGgcggctggggcaggaggggctgcCGGCGCCCCTGCCGCCTTGGGGCAGATCATGCTGTGGGAGTTGGGGAGCTCCCGCTCCCCCCGGGGCTGGCCAGAGCCCTGGGGTGGCAACGGTGTTGAGTGGCTCCGGGCCCGGCCTGAGGGTCCCAGCAGCAGCAGGTTGGCAGCAGGAGGCGGAGGCGGCGGGGGAGGCGTCTCCCGCTCCCGGGCAGGCACTTGGGGAGCTGGGGTGGAGCCCGCTGGCTCCTTCGAGTGGCAGAGGACCGGTAGCCTTGAGACCCCATCGCCAGGGGTTCGGGAAGCAGGCTTGGCTTGGGGGAAGGCCAGGAGTGGAGGACGGTGTTGGAGGAGgttggggaagggtggggggattTCACAAGGAGTGGTCTTGGTAGGTGTCCCATCCCTCCGGCTTGGGAGGGCTGAAGCTGGCCGGCGGTGGGTGTGGGGCTGCAGGGCCTGAGGCTGGTGTGGCGAGGAGGTTGCGGTCAATGGAGCGGCCCCATTGGCCCGGCCTTCCCCTGCCTCCTCGGGCAGTGGGTACTTCATCTCCTCGTATATAGCCTCGCTCTCCTCCGAGTCCGAGTCGGCACCAGCTGGAGGGGTTGGGCCTCTGCCCCCAAGAGGGGGCCCAGTCAGGCCCCCTCCACTTCGCCCTCCTCCCCTGAAGACATCCCCCACCATCTCAATGTACACGGGCTCCTCTTCCTGGGCACCCACCTCAGGGTCCCCAGCTACGCAGGACCCCCTACTGAGGCGCTGAAGGGGCAGATTCCCCCCTcgaggagagggagctggggggcaGGACTCATCAAAGGAGACAGAGAGCTGAGTGTTGGGGCTTCGCCTGGGCTTCTGCGGAGGAACCTTCCGGCTGGACTCTCGGCCCTCTGGGGTTGGCTTCTGTGAGCCTGGGcagaatgggaaagagaaaaataaactgggCTCTTAGTGGGGGAAGGAGATGGGCAGACCCCCTCTCATCTCTTACCCCATCTGCAAGGACATATCTGCCTCTTTATTTCCCCCACGTTCCTCAACTTAAAGCACATAGGTTCCTTTGCTACCAGCCAGCTCTGTCATCCTTCCAATGAACTCCCTGGAATCTGCAGCTCCCACCCTAAATTCTGTTCCACCTTCACGTGTCCCTTccaggccaccccctccccaggaatGGGCTTTTCAGGGAGCTTCCCCTACCCTTGAATGGTTCATCTCAGGCCCTTCCAAAAAGAAacaaccctccccccactccctctgaGAATGGAACCTTCCATTTCCTTGGTTCTTCCCTGAATGGACCCTCCCCTGTAGGCCTCTCTTGGCCTGGAATGGATCCTCCCAGCTCCCCCAGCTCCCTGGAAGGGTTGGGGGTATCTCACCTGCTTTCTTGCCTGGGGGCATGTCTGCCCCCGACCCTGCCATGCTGAGCTTGGTGCTAGGATGTCTCCGGGGCTTGGCAGGGGGTCTTCGGGCACTGCTGTCCTCTGTGagacccccacctccccccccaggcccagccccaacACTGTCCATGCTGCCCACTGAATGGCAAGAGAGTGAGCGTGGGGCCATGGTGctgcggcaggggtggggggtgtgctCCTGGGAGGCTGGCATTGTCATGAAGCCCATCCTGAGGGAGCGGCGCAGCGAGGCGATGTCCCGCACGCGGACCCCAGGCCCTGGGCCGGCCCCGGGCCCTGCGGAGCCTGCAGGGGCCACCTCCTTACtggagctggagagagaaagatggaacaAAGGTTGGGCCTCAGGCCTGGGCCTCCCCCTCCTCTACCGTAAGAGGGGTGTGCAACCCTGTGGCctccaaggaggaggaggaggaggaggagcctcgaggagaaggaagaggaggaaggggcctGGGGTAGGGATGGGAGGCTGCCCGAAGGTCCAGGGCACTAAACTAGAAACATCAGGCAGAATCCCTAGGCTTTAAAAAAGACAAGGAGATTGGGGAGGAGAGGCGAGCAGGGATGAGAGAAGGGATGAGTATGTGTGCAGAGGAGTATCGCTGGAGCTGTGTGATCCCAGCCTGGGTATATCTGGCACACGGCACTCGTGTGGACGGCTTCATGCACAGGTAGAGAGATGCACACGCAGGCAGCACAGCCCTGTCTGGCACATACACCTGCCATCACGGCCCTGCTCCTCCCAGGCTCATGCTGGCCCACACCTGGTCTCCGGCCTCCCGTCACGTCCGGCTACCACGGCCTGTGCTCCCACACCACACCGCGCCTCCATTCCCAGATGAGGGCCGTACAGCCGCATCGGCCTCCTCCTGCTgatccttttcctcccttcccctctctcttcctctccctcggTGCTGTCCTTTCTGTCAACCTCCCAGGCTCACCCCCATTCCCTTTCACTGTCCCTGAGCTTCTgtgtgagggaagggaggggcggCTGGCAGGGAAAAGGGGAGAGCCACTGTGGGGTGGGCTCTCATTAAGGCCCGGTCTACTAACCCTTCATTAGGGAGAGATCACTGTAGTCATAGCTCTGATTAATCTAATtaacaaaaagaattaaactcCACAGTTtcaaggagggagaagggagcaggGAGGTGGCTCTGACTCAGGCTCCAAGAGGCTGTGCAGTCAATGGGAATGAAGAGAGAGGGGAGCGAGAGCAGAGAGGCCAGGATCCAGGTCCctgggagggcaaggagagagggcaagcagggagaGGTCCCCAGCCCTGGCTCTTCTGCAGGACCCAGCCTTCACgtctcccaccacacacacacacacacacacacacacacacacacacacacacacaaaccctgtCGCTTGGCCCCCTCATCTCCCCcagcagaggaggctgggaggggggcaAATGGATCTTCTCTGGTGCCCCTGAAATGACTCAGTCCCTGGACCATGACGGTAGCAGGGTCTGCCCCTACCAAGGTCaggtgacaggggcgcctggagccAGCCCCACATTGACAGAAAGGAGACTACAGGCCAGAGGTGAGTTAGGAAGGGGTGACTCGGGCCtccaggggtggggaagagccaACAGGGTGCTCCTGAGCCAGAAGCCCCCCATGAGGCCAGGACGAGGgctggagccaggagccaggagcagggtggggacagggtgTATGCAATGCCAGCAATTCTGTACTGAGCACAGACTCTAAGATCAGACTCATGACGAGGCTGTTGgagccaggaagggcagagggatgTGGTCCAGCCACCAGGGAAGCAGAGGTGTGGGACAGCCCAGAGGGCAATCTGGGACCGCAGCCTTACCTCCTCttggcctcctcctccttgtgCTGCCTCCACTCCAGCTTGGTTTTTCGGTAGAGGAGGTTCATGTcgtggggcaggaggtgggggctggggggccctgCTCAGCGCCACCAGGCCCGGGGGGCGGCCCTCCCTGGGTCCCGGATCCACTTGGTggagatgagaaggaaaaaaaggaagatgtggggtgggtgggggccaggaatgaatgagagagagagagagagagagagagagagagaagcggagATGTGACTTGGGTCCTCAGAGAGTGGAAAACAGATGGAAGCACAGAAAACCCAACACTGCCTCTAGGACCcgtagacagacagacataggaGGACATGTGTACACAGAGTCACACACCCTGACAAAGATGTCCAGAGCCACAAACACACATTCTGGAGAGATCAGCTCGACACAGATTCCCATCCTGTAAATACATCCTGA
It contains:
- the NYAP1 gene encoding neuronal tyrosine-phosphorylated phosphoinositide-3-kinase adapter 1 isoform X2 encodes the protein MNLLYRKTKLEWRQHKEEEAKRSSSKEVAPAGSAGPGAGPGPGVRVRDIASLRRSLRMGFMTMPASQEHTPHPCRSTMAPRSLSCHSVGSMDSVGAGPGGGGGGLTEDSSARRPPAKPRRHPSTKLSMAGSGADMPPGKKAGSQKPTPEGRESSRKVPPQKPRRSPNTQLSVSFDESCPPAPSPRGGNLPLQRLSRGSCVAGDPEVGAQEEEPVYIEMVGDVFRGGGRSGGGLTGPPLGGRGPTPPAGADSDSEESEAIYEEMKYPLPEEAGEGRANGAAPLTATSSPHQPQALQPHTHRRPASALPSRRDGTPTKTTPCEIPPPFPNLLQHRPPLLAFPQAKPASRTPGDGVSRLPVLCHSKEPAGSTPAPQVPARERETPPPPPPPPAANLLLLGPSGRARSHSTPLPPQGSGQPRGERELPNSHSMICPKAAGAPAAPPAPAALLPGPPKDKAVSYTMVYSAVKVTTHSVLPAGPPLGAGEPKTEKEISVLHGMLCTSSRPPVPGKSSPHSGAMGAAAGVLHHRGCLASPHSLPDPTAGPLTPLWTYPAAAAGLKRPPAYESLKAGGLLNKGCGMGAPSPMVKIQLQEQGTDGGAFASISCAHVIASAGTPEEEEEEMGATTFGAGWALQRKVLYGGRKAKELDKIEDGARAWNGSAEGPGKVEREDRGPMASGIPVRSQGAEGLLARIHHGGDRGGSRTALPIPCQTFPACHRNGDFTGGYRLGRSASTSGVRQAALHTPRPCSQPRDAPSQTHPALPLPLPLPPQPARERDGKLLEVIERKRCVCKEIKARHRPDRGLCKQESMPILPSWRRGPEPRKSGTPPCRRQHTVLWDTAI
- the NYAP1 gene encoding neuronal tyrosine-phosphorylated phosphoinositide-3-kinase adapter 1 isoform X1 gives rise to the protein MNLLYRKTKLEWRQHKEEEAKRSSSKEVAPAGSAGPGAGPGPGVRVRDIASLRRSLRMGFMTMPASQEHTPHPCRSTMAPRSLSCHSVGSMDSVGAGPGGGGGGLTEDSSARRPPAKPRRHPSTKLSMAGSGADMPPGKKAGSQKPTPEGRESSRKVPPQKPRRSPNTQLSVSFDESCPPAPSPRGGNLPLQRLSRGSCVAGDPEVGAQEEEPVYIEMVGDVFRGGGRSGGGLTGPPLGGRGPTPPAGADSDSEESEAIYEEMKYPLPEEAGEGRANGAAPLTATSSPHQPQALQPHTHRRPASALPSRRDGTPTKTTPCEIPPPFPNLLQHRPPLLAFPQAKPASRTPGDGVSRLPVLCHSKEPAGSTPAPQVPARERETPPPPPPPPAANLLLLGPSGRARSHSTPLPPQGSGQPRGERELPNSHSMICPKAAGAPAAPPAPAALLPGPPKDKAVSYTMVYSAVKVTTHSVLPAGPPLGAGEPKTEKEISVLHGMLCTSSRPPVPGKSSPHSGAMGAAAGVLHHRGCLASPHSLPDPTAGPLTPLWTYPAAAAGLKRPPAYESLKAGGLLNKGCGMGAPSPMVKIQLQEQGTDGGAFASISCAHVIASAGTPEEEEEEMGATTFGAGWALQRKVLYGGRKAKELDTEIEDGARAWNGSAEGPGKVEREDRGPMASGIPVRSQGAEGLLARIHHGGDRGGSRTALPIPCQTFPACHRNGDFTGGYRLGRSASTSGVRQAALHTPRPCSQPRDAPSQTHPALPLPLPLPPQPARERDGKLLEVIERKRCVCKEIKARHRPDRGLCKQESMPILPSWRRGPEPRKSGTPPCRRQHTVLWDTAI